One window from the genome of Elaeis guineensis isolate ETL-2024a chromosome 5, EG11, whole genome shotgun sequence encodes:
- the LOC105045627 gene encoding hsp70 nucleotide exchange factor FES1, whose translation MANDGLKWDGLLKWSLAQTDGTKPSRNLSEEDRKWFMEAMEAQTVDVVKRMKEITLVMNTPEDVLEAQGVMPENIEDMLDELQEHVESIDMANDLHSIGGLVPLLGYLKNSHAGIRAKAAEVVTTIVQNNPKSQQLVMEANGLESLLSNFTSDPEITVRTKALGALSSLIRHNKPAIAAFRMANGYAALRDALNSENVRFQRKALNLIQYLLHENNADCSLVTELGFPQLMMHLASSNDSGVREAALGGLLELARCTTSGNGSALAEEELRQVLQSRIEGINSMNSDDLGAAREERQLVDSLWSTCYNEPSSLQEKGLVVLPGEDASQPPPDVAGKLFEPPLRARAAQPMPQGSNSTSENKERPLSLGPGAVDEGSSAHHDGPASDGGRVEP comes from the exons ATGGCGAACGACGGCTTGAAGTGGGACGGATTGCTCAAGTGGAGCCTTGCTCAAACCGATGGGACCAAACCCTCTCGCAATCTCAG TGAGGAGGATCGGAAGTGGTTCATGGAGGCGATGGAAGCCCAGACGGTTGATGTTGTTAAACGAATGAAGGAGATTACTCTTGTTATGAATACTCCAGAGGACGTTTTGGAGGCTCAGGGCGTCATGCCAGAAAATATTGAAG ATATGTTGGATGAGCTACAAGAGCATGTTGAATCTATCGACATGGCTAATG ATCTTCACTCGATTGGTGGTTTGGTTCCTCTACTTGGTTACTTGAAAAATTCCCATGCTGGTATTCGAGCAAAGGCTGCAGAAGTTGTAACTACCATTGTGCAAAATAATCCCAAGAGTCAACAACTTGTAATGGAAGCTAATGGACTAGAATCCCTCCTGTCAAATTTCACATCAGATCCTGAGATAACTGTACGAACAAAAGCTCTTGGTGCACTATCCT CATTGATTCGGCATAATAAGCCCGCGATTGCTGCATTTCGTATGGCAAATGGCTATGCAGCTTTGAGGGATGCACTGAACTCAGAAAATGTCAGATTTCAAAG GAAGGCTCTCAATCTGATTCAGTACCTGCTCCATGAAAACAACGCAGACTGCAGTCTCGTTACAGAACTTGGATTCCCTCAGCTCATGATGCATCTAGCTTCCAGCAATGATTCAGGTGTGCGGGAAGCTGCTCTAGGAGGTCTTTTAGAGCTAGCTCGTTGCACTACATCAGGAAATGGTAGTGCATTAGCGGAAGAAGAGCTGAGACAGGTACTCCAAAGCCGAATTGAGGGCATCAACTCTATGAACTCTGATGATCTTGGGGCTGCTAGGGAGGAGAGACAACTTGTGGACTCCTTGTGGAGCACATGCTACAACGAACCATCCTCTCTTCAAGAGAAGGGTCTTGTCGTGCTTCCAGGAGAAGATGCATCTCAGCCGCCACCTGATGTTGCTGGAAAGCTTTTTGAACCACCACTTCGGGCACGGGCAGCACAACCCATGCCACAGGGTTCAAACTCCACAAGTGAGAATAAGGAGAGGCCGCTGTCACTAGGCCCTGGAGCTGTGGATGAGGGGTCTAGCGCACACCATGATGGCCCTGCTTCAGATGGTGGAAGAGTGGAACCTTAA
- the LOC105045626 gene encoding transcription factor PCL1 isoform X2, giving the protein MGEEADAKDYDMVAGDSEGDEGRVLEWEVGLPSADDLIPLSQSLISPDLAYAFSIAPEPARTLLDVYRASQSTVSTLRRHPTSSLAAAALNFFSPFPSPSSVATDDPVVFEGEGDDAESGTIATVAIAGVSSCLPTEDPGDEHSSRALKRPRLVWTAQLHKRFIDVVAHLGIKNAVPKTIMQLMNVEGLTRENVASHLQKYRLYRKRKEGIPNEGSFSFDHLPHEPPAQMPMPYGMPSPPVPMPVFSIAFHPGHNGSMEMMPIVNHHQAAGAYHGFVSHHPNGGVIGDRQGDWSAANKC; this is encoded by the coding sequence ATGGGGGAAGAAGCCGATGCTAAGGACTACGATATGGTGGCCGGAGACAGCGAAGGAGACGAGGGGCGAGTCCTCGAGTGGGAGGTCGGCCTCCCGAGCGCCGACGACCTCATCCCGCTATCCCAGTCCCTGATCTCGCCCGATCTCGCCTACGCCTTCAGCATCGCGCCGGAGCCCGCCCGCACCTTGCTCGACGTCTACCGCGCCTCCCAGAGCACCGTCTCAACCCTCCGCCGCCACCCCACCTCCTCCTTGGCGGCCGCCGCCCTCAATTTCTTCTCGCCCTTTCCCTCTCCTTCCTCCGTTGCCACTGATGACCCCGTCGTTTTCGAAGGTGAAGGAGACGACGCCGAGAGTGGAACCATCGCCACTGTGGCTATCGCTGGCGTATCCTCCTGCCTCCCAACGGAGGATCCCGGCGACGAGCACTCCAGCCGGGCCCTGAAGCGGCCCCGCCTGGTCTGGACCGCGCAGCTCCACAAGAGGTTCATCGACGTGGTCGCGCATCTGGGGATCAAGAACGCGGTGCCGAAAACCATCATGCAGCTGATGAACGTGGAGGGGCTGACGAGGGAGAACGTCGCGAGCCATCTCCAGAAGTACAGGCTCTACCGGAAGAGGAAGGAGGGGATTCCCAACGAGGGGTCATTCTCGTTCGACCATTTGCCTCACGAGCCTCCGGCACAGATGCCGATGCCGTATGGTATGCCATCGCCGCCGGTCCCGATGCCGGTCTTCAGCATCGCATTCCACCCCGGGCATAACGGTTCCATGGAGATGATGCCGATCGTTAACCACCACCAGGCTGCTGGGGCTTATCATGGATTTGTTTCGCACCATCCGAATGGAGGAGTGATTGGGGACCGGCAGGGGGACTGGTCTGCTGCGAACAA
- the LOC105045626 gene encoding transcription factor PCL1 isoform X3, producing the protein MGEEADAKDYDMVAGDSEGDEGRVLEWEVGLPSADDLIPLSQSLISPDLAYAFSIAPEPARTLLDVYRASQSTVSTLRRHPTSSLAAAALNFFSPFPSPSSVATDDPVVFEGEGDDAESGTIATVAIAGVSSCLPTEDPGDEHSSRALKRPRLVWTAQLHKRFIDVVAHLGIKNAVPKTIMQLMNVEGLTRENVASHLQKYRLYRKRKEGIPNEGSFSFDHLPHEPPAQMPMPYGMPSPPVPMPVFSIAFHPGHNGSMEMMPIVNHHQAAGAYHGFVSHHPNGGVIGDRQGDWSAANN; encoded by the coding sequence ATGGGGGAAGAAGCCGATGCTAAGGACTACGATATGGTGGCCGGAGACAGCGAAGGAGACGAGGGGCGAGTCCTCGAGTGGGAGGTCGGCCTCCCGAGCGCCGACGACCTCATCCCGCTATCCCAGTCCCTGATCTCGCCCGATCTCGCCTACGCCTTCAGCATCGCGCCGGAGCCCGCCCGCACCTTGCTCGACGTCTACCGCGCCTCCCAGAGCACCGTCTCAACCCTCCGCCGCCACCCCACCTCCTCCTTGGCGGCCGCCGCCCTCAATTTCTTCTCGCCCTTTCCCTCTCCTTCCTCCGTTGCCACTGATGACCCCGTCGTTTTCGAAGGTGAAGGAGACGACGCCGAGAGTGGAACCATCGCCACTGTGGCTATCGCTGGCGTATCCTCCTGCCTCCCAACGGAGGATCCCGGCGACGAGCACTCCAGCCGGGCCCTGAAGCGGCCCCGCCTGGTCTGGACCGCGCAGCTCCACAAGAGGTTCATCGACGTGGTCGCGCATCTGGGGATCAAGAACGCGGTGCCGAAAACCATCATGCAGCTGATGAACGTGGAGGGGCTGACGAGGGAGAACGTCGCGAGCCATCTCCAGAAGTACAGGCTCTACCGGAAGAGGAAGGAGGGGATTCCCAACGAGGGGTCATTCTCGTTCGACCATTTGCCTCACGAGCCTCCGGCACAGATGCCGATGCCGTATGGTATGCCATCGCCGCCGGTCCCGATGCCGGTCTTCAGCATCGCATTCCACCCCGGGCATAACGGTTCCATGGAGATGATGCCGATCGTTAACCACCACCAGGCTGCTGGGGCTTATCATGGATTTGTTTCGCACCATCCGAATGGAGGAGTGATTGGGGACCGGCAGGGGGACTGGTCTGCTGCGAACAA
- the LOC105045626 gene encoding transcription factor PCL1 isoform X1: protein MGEEADAKDYDMVAGDSEGDEGRVLEWEVGLPSADDLIPLSQSLISPDLAYAFSIAPEPARTLLDVYRASQSTVSTLRRHPTSSLAAAALNFFSPFPSPSSVATDDPVVFEGEGDDAESGTIATVAIAGVSSCLPTEDPGDEHSSRALKRPRLVWTAQLHKRFIDVVAHLGIKNAVPKTIMQLMNVEGLTRENVASHLQKYRLYRKRKEGIPNEGSFSFDHLPHEPPAQMPMPYGMPSPPVPMPVFSIAFHPGHNGSMEMMPIVNHHQAAGAYHGFVSHHPNGGVIGDRQGDWSAANKYGSIVSHPRAIPNDKQMC from the coding sequence ATGGGGGAAGAAGCCGATGCTAAGGACTACGATATGGTGGCCGGAGACAGCGAAGGAGACGAGGGGCGAGTCCTCGAGTGGGAGGTCGGCCTCCCGAGCGCCGACGACCTCATCCCGCTATCCCAGTCCCTGATCTCGCCCGATCTCGCCTACGCCTTCAGCATCGCGCCGGAGCCCGCCCGCACCTTGCTCGACGTCTACCGCGCCTCCCAGAGCACCGTCTCAACCCTCCGCCGCCACCCCACCTCCTCCTTGGCGGCCGCCGCCCTCAATTTCTTCTCGCCCTTTCCCTCTCCTTCCTCCGTTGCCACTGATGACCCCGTCGTTTTCGAAGGTGAAGGAGACGACGCCGAGAGTGGAACCATCGCCACTGTGGCTATCGCTGGCGTATCCTCCTGCCTCCCAACGGAGGATCCCGGCGACGAGCACTCCAGCCGGGCCCTGAAGCGGCCCCGCCTGGTCTGGACCGCGCAGCTCCACAAGAGGTTCATCGACGTGGTCGCGCATCTGGGGATCAAGAACGCGGTGCCGAAAACCATCATGCAGCTGATGAACGTGGAGGGGCTGACGAGGGAGAACGTCGCGAGCCATCTCCAGAAGTACAGGCTCTACCGGAAGAGGAAGGAGGGGATTCCCAACGAGGGGTCATTCTCGTTCGACCATTTGCCTCACGAGCCTCCGGCACAGATGCCGATGCCGTATGGTATGCCATCGCCGCCGGTCCCGATGCCGGTCTTCAGCATCGCATTCCACCCCGGGCATAACGGTTCCATGGAGATGATGCCGATCGTTAACCACCACCAGGCTGCTGGGGCTTATCATGGATTTGTTTCGCACCATCCGAATGGAGGAGTGATTGGGGACCGGCAGGGGGACTGGTCTGCTGCGAACAAGTACGGTTCGATTGTTTCGCATCCTCGTGCTATACCGAATGATAAGCAAAT